In one window of Rhodothermus sp. DNA:
- a CDS encoding 6-bladed beta-propeller, translating into MRWSRIIGVLLMLGGSGIARCLQAQQHTLVGVHGQLQLVSQPPIPLTGVLIGDPHQVLAHPTRALFLVSDRQPPGLYIFSEQGQLLHRIGFRGEGPGEFMAPPQITVWGDTLLLRGGLRNRVAAYRISDGRLLRDPFIPTLPAALQHWLLYRQQLILYWTSRRRPALVEVFDLKSQQFTHALTLPALTEAHETLLGYYASGGLTLLGDSLVLATPADTPTIYYLDLRTGEQGVWRKLEDADFQVRPPPDLEDLLRQGKWKAYREQWVGYLTTNSRTRGLFVLQHRYLVVQLEHGQGQEKRWLRLIVLDPATRQEIDRITFPLALRQQYNLHYSSFATARGACLYLERFLEEEDHWALWPWCLEPVPSRGTP; encoded by the coding sequence ATAGGGGTCCTGTTGATGCTTGGAGGCAGCGGGATCGCACGCTGCCTCCAGGCGCAGCAGCATACGCTGGTGGGCGTGCATGGGCAGCTGCAGCTGGTTTCGCAGCCGCCCATTCCGCTCACCGGAGTGCTGATCGGAGATCCCCATCAGGTGCTGGCCCATCCAACCCGTGCGCTGTTTCTGGTGAGTGACCGGCAGCCTCCAGGGCTTTACATTTTCTCTGAGCAAGGGCAACTGTTGCATCGCATAGGATTTCGTGGAGAAGGCCCGGGCGAATTCATGGCACCGCCTCAGATCACGGTCTGGGGTGATACGTTACTTTTGCGAGGAGGCCTGCGAAACCGGGTGGCCGCCTACCGGATATCGGACGGCCGTCTCCTGCGCGACCCATTTATTCCCACGCTTCCTGCCGCCCTACAGCACTGGCTGCTCTATCGCCAGCAGCTCATTCTCTACTGGACAAGTCGTCGTCGGCCCGCCCTGGTTGAGGTATTCGACCTGAAATCGCAACAGTTCACGCATGCCCTTACGTTACCGGCATTGACTGAAGCGCATGAGACGTTACTGGGATACTATGCCTCAGGTGGACTTACATTGCTGGGCGACTCGCTCGTGCTGGCTACACCGGCCGACACCCCCACGATTTACTATCTCGATCTGCGTACTGGCGAGCAGGGCGTCTGGCGTAAACTGGAAGACGCAGATTTTCAGGTACGTCCGCCGCCAGACCTGGAAGATTTGCTTCGTCAGGGCAAGTGGAAAGCATACCGGGAGCAATGGGTGGGCTACCTGACGACAAACAGTCGTACGCGTGGACTGTTTGTGCTTCAGCATCGTTACCTGGTCGTGCAACTCGAACACGGACAGGGCCAGGAAAAACGATGGCTCCGGCTCATAGTCCTCGACCCGGCCACGCGTCAGGAAATCGACCGCATCACTTTTCCGCTGGCCCTGCGCCAGCAATACAACCTCCATTACAGTTCCTTTGCAACGGCTCGGGGGGCATGTCTTTACCTTGAGCGTTTTCTGGAGGAGGAGGATCACTGGGCACTCTGGCCCTGGTGTCTGGAGCCCGTACCGTCGAGGGGTACTCCCTGA
- a CDS encoding YceI family protein: MPRFATLLLLGLLALSNRLNAQSITVPIDSTESILQYRGHHPLHGWTGTSRSVHGTLQLDLDDPARSAVTIRVPVASFDSGNSNRDSNMLDAVEADRYPDVLFESTSITVQRWERTASGYEGSWMVEGHLTFHGQTRPVTIPVTVRIEGNRFEATGAFSIALSQFKVRRPKLLLWSIRDTIDLKGTFRATLPDSAFNQ, translated from the coding sequence ATGCCACGTTTTGCCACCCTTTTACTGCTGGGACTCCTGGCTCTCAGCAATCGGCTCAACGCCCAATCGATCACCGTGCCTATCGACAGCACGGAGAGCATCCTGCAGTATCGCGGCCATCATCCGCTGCATGGGTGGACCGGCACCAGCCGGTCGGTCCATGGCACGCTTCAGCTTGATCTGGACGATCCCGCCCGATCAGCCGTTACCATCCGCGTCCCGGTAGCCAGCTTCGACAGTGGCAATAGCAACCGTGACTCGAATATGCTCGACGCCGTCGAAGCCGATCGCTATCCGGATGTGCTTTTTGAATCAACGTCTATCACTGTGCAGCGCTGGGAACGCACGGCTTCCGGGTATGAGGGGAGCTGGATGGTGGAAGGCCACCTGACTTTTCACGGTCAGACTCGTCCAGTCACCATACCGGTAACGGTGCGCATCGAGGGAAACCGATTCGAAGCAACAGGCGCCTTTTCCATTGCGCTTTCGCAGTTCAAGGTGCGCCGGCCGAAACTGCTGCTCTGGTCCATCCGCGACACCATTGATCTGAAAGGAACCTTCCGGGCTACACTGCCCGACAGCGCCTTCAACCAGTGA